In Nostoc piscinale CENA21, the genomic stretch GTTTGTGATTATGTATTTAGAAGTTGAAATTTAGATTGACTGAGAAAGTGTCTCTATAATAGGACGGACTAGCCAGTTAAAGCCAACTTTGAGTTGATGTTCTAAAGTCGGCATTCGATATAAATAAGCAAGACGACGCGCCACATAGCCTAAAGAACCGTCGAGTTTCACGCCTAAACCCGTGAGAGTGGCGTTATCTGTACCAAGTGCCAGCATTTCGCCGAGTTTTTGATAACGGAAGGGTAACAATGGGCGATCGCTCAAAGAAGCCCAAATATTCCACGCAGTATAATCAGCTTGTTGAAAAGCTGCTTGGGCTGTGGCGGGAATTTGTTGTTCTTCCGCATCTCGACAGTCGGCTAAATCTCCCAAGGCGAAAATTTCTGGGTGGTCAAGCACTTGTAGGGTGGGTGTGGTAGTAATTTGATGACGTTGGTTTTGTTTAAAAGGTAAGTTTTTCACCACAGGTGCGACTTGTGTACCTACAGTCCAAATCACTAAATCTACAGGAATGGTATCAATCTGATTTTTATATTCCAGTGAAATGGTATCTGCACCAATTGATTCGACTTTGGTTTCTAAATCAGTAAATACACCCCTTGCTTCTAATGCTTTCTTGGCGGCTTCGCGGTTAAACTCTGGGGAGGTGCGTAAAATTTGGTCAGTGATTTCAATTAACCGTAAACGTGCTTTTTCACCCAGTCTGTCGGCTAATTTACAAGCTAATTCAACACCACTATAACCAGCACCCACAATGGCAATGCGGATTTTATCAGCCTCGGATTCTTCTAAAATTTGTAGCCGTTGTTCTAGGCGGTAAGCATCATTAATGGTACGGAAA encodes the following:
- a CDS encoding NAD(P)/FAD-dependent oxidoreductase translates to MTQPTQRILILGGGFGGLYTALRLSQLPWESQQKPEIVLVDQSDRFLFSPLLYELLTGELQTWEIAPPFAELLQGTGVRFYQAVVSGIDTDQQRVQLQDGPEIAYDRLVLALGGETPLDMVPGATSYALPFRTINDAYRLEQRLQILEESEADKIRIAIVGAGYSGVELACKLADRLGEKARLRLIEITDQILRTSPEFNREAAKKALEARGVFTDLETKVESIGADTISLEYKNQIDTIPVDLVIWTVGTQVAPVVKNLPFKQNQRHQITTTPTLQVLDHPEIFALGDLADCRDAEEQQIPATAQAAFQQADYTAWNIWASLSDRPLLPFRYQKLGEMLALGTDNATLTGLGVKLDGSLGYVARRLAYLYRMPTLEHQLKVGFNWLVRPIIETLSQSI